In Aequorivita sp. H23M31, a single window of DNA contains:
- a CDS encoding translation initiation factor, whose amino-acid sequence MKSLEDQLRNLFPEHQPSESPDIEEKGDLWLQEEPLICKYEKRKGKPITIIEGYTGADSDFKILAKEIKQLLSVGGSFKNETIIIQGDYRDKIMKFLKEKGFNVKRVGG is encoded by the coding sequence TTGAAATCATTAGAAGACCAATTACGAAATTTATTCCCCGAACATCAACCCTCGGAATCCCCAGATATTGAGGAGAAAGGTGACCTGTGGTTGCAGGAAGAACCACTTATCTGTAAATACGAAAAACGGAAAGGAAAACCTATAACCATCATTGAAGGCTACACGGGGGCGGATTCAGATTTTAAAATTTTGGCAAAGGAAATTAAACAACTCCTAAGTGTTGGAGGAAGTTTTAAAAATGAAACAATAATCATTCAGGGGGACTATCGCGATAAAATCATGAAATTCTTGAAGGAAAAAGGATTCAATGTTAAACGGGTTGGAGGATAA
- a CDS encoding endonuclease MutS2 — translation MARIANKTLEDLEFPAVLKQVSENCVTEPGKEKTLSLVPYPEFSEIQPELLRVNEFLASFIGDNQIPNHGFEPIIKELHLLNIERSTLDISGFRKILSIAETTRILLKFFKKYEEFYIHLNEFSENIDYNPIIAESINQKIDKYGEIKDDASLELKTIRQRLNGLKGKINSSFNKALLQYSQNDYLDEIRESVVENRRVLAVKAMYRKKVNGAVLGSSKTGSIVYIEPQQTLEYANELSNLLYEEAEEIKRILKALTEFLRPHKELLNSYQDYLITMDVLYAKAKYASKINGVLPILTSEKRISLINAYHPLLLASNNKRKEKTFPQSIELVPDKRVIVISGPNAGGKSITLKTVGLLQVMLQSGLLIPADPKSEMWFFKRILTDIGDNQSIENHLSTYSYRLKKMNQFLRKCDNKTLFLIDEFGTGSDPELGGALAETFLEVFYERKAFGIITTHYTNLKLLANELPHAINANMQFDSKTLEPLYQLHLGEAGSSYTFEVAQKNGIPYSLINRAKKKIEGGKVRFDKTIANLQKERSTLRKTSETLKNEAEKARVGTQQLEEINARVQEKLESYQELFDSNQKLISLGKKVDTLSERYFNNKQKKQLIDELMKLVMVENSKRKKLAPKIKKAVKAKEQEVKKEVEIKVEEIRERKKEEKEKAKKLPPPKPKVTLKIGDRVRMLEGRAIGTIDNIEKNKAIVNYGMFTTNVSLEELEKV, via the coding sequence ATGGCGCGTATCGCAAATAAAACATTGGAAGACCTGGAATTTCCTGCAGTCCTGAAACAGGTTTCCGAAAACTGTGTAACAGAACCGGGAAAAGAAAAAACCCTCTCTCTCGTTCCTTACCCGGAATTTTCAGAAATTCAGCCGGAACTACTTCGTGTTAATGAGTTTTTGGCATCATTTATTGGGGACAATCAAATACCCAACCACGGTTTTGAACCTATTATTAAGGAACTGCACCTATTGAATATAGAAAGAAGCACTTTGGACATCTCGGGCTTCAGAAAAATCCTTTCTATTGCAGAGACCACTCGGATTCTACTGAAATTTTTTAAAAAATACGAGGAGTTCTACATCCATTTAAATGAATTTTCGGAGAACATCGATTATAATCCCATTATAGCGGAATCAATAAATCAAAAAATTGATAAGTATGGGGAAATAAAAGATGATGCTTCCCTCGAACTGAAAACAATTCGTCAGAGATTAAATGGATTAAAGGGAAAAATTAATTCTTCTTTTAATAAAGCGTTGCTGCAATATTCACAGAATGATTATTTAGATGAAATACGCGAATCCGTAGTTGAGAATCGACGCGTACTTGCCGTAAAGGCGATGTATAGAAAAAAGGTAAATGGAGCCGTTCTGGGAAGTTCTAAGACTGGCAGCATTGTTTATATTGAACCTCAGCAAACTTTGGAATATGCCAACGAGCTCAGCAATCTTTTATACGAGGAAGCCGAAGAAATAAAGCGAATTCTAAAAGCTTTGACAGAATTCCTGCGTCCACATAAAGAGCTTTTAAACAGCTATCAGGATTATTTGATTACTATGGACGTGTTATATGCCAAAGCCAAATACGCTTCCAAGATCAACGGAGTCCTTCCTATTCTTACTTCTGAAAAACGTATTTCTCTTATAAATGCTTATCATCCTTTGTTATTGGCATCAAACAATAAAAGAAAGGAGAAAACCTTTCCACAGTCCATTGAATTAGTTCCAGATAAGAGAGTTATTGTTATTTCGGGACCAAATGCGGGGGGAAAAAGTATAACCTTGAAGACAGTTGGATTGCTTCAGGTTATGCTACAAAGCGGATTGCTAATCCCTGCCGATCCAAAAAGTGAAATGTGGTTTTTTAAAAGAATTTTGACTGATATAGGCGACAATCAATCAATTGAAAACCATTTGAGCACCTATAGCTATAGGCTAAAAAAGATGAACCAATTTCTGAGAAAGTGTGATAACAAAACGCTTTTTTTAATTGATGAGTTTGGAACAGGTAGCGATCCAGAACTCGGTGGCGCTTTGGCGGAAACTTTTCTTGAAGTTTTTTATGAAAGAAAGGCATTTGGAATTATTACAACACATTACACCAATCTTAAGTTGCTTGCCAATGAACTGCCACACGCAATAAATGCCAATATGCAATTTGACAGTAAAACCTTGGAACCATTGTACCAACTGCATTTAGGAGAGGCGGGCAGCAGTTATACATTTGAGGTCGCCCAGAAAAATGGCATTCCCTACAGCTTGATTAATAGGGCCAAGAAAAAAATAGAAGGCGGAAAAGTAAGATTTGACAAAACGATTGCCAATCTTCAAAAAGAACGTTCTACACTTAGAAAAACATCTGAAACCCTAAAAAATGAAGCCGAAAAAGCAAGGGTGGGCACTCAGCAATTAGAAGAAATTAACGCTCGGGTTCAGGAAAAGCTGGAAAGTTATCAAGAGTTGTTTGACTCCAACCAAAAATTAATAAGTCTTGGGAAAAAAGTGGACACACTGTCAGAAAGATATTTCAACAACAAACAAAAGAAACAACTGATTGACGAACTGATGAAGTTGGTCATGGTAGAAAATAGCAAACGAAAAAAGCTTGCACCTAAGATTAAGAAAGCAGTTAAAGCAAAAGAGCAGGAGGTTAAAAAGGAAGTAGAAATAAAAGTAGAAGAAATCCGGGAGCGGAAAAAAGAAGAGAAGGAAAAAGCAAAAAAACTGCCTCCACCAAAACCAAAAGTGACACTAAAAATTGGAGATCGGGTAAGAATGTTGGAAGGTCGCGCAATTGGTACCATAGACAACATTGAGAAAAATAAGGCCATCGTGAATTATGGCATGTTTACGACCAACGTTAGTTTGGAGGAATTGGAGAAGGTTTAG
- a CDS encoding ABC transporter ATP-binding protein, protein MIEAQNIHKYYDSLHVLKGVDLHIIKSEIVSIVGASGAGKTTLLQIIGTLDTHHNANSKLTINGVDVKSLSSKKLAKFRNENLGFIFQFHQLLPEFTALENVCIPAFIKGTSKPAATKKALELLSFLGLSHRKDHKPNELSGGEQQRVAVARALINDPPIILADEPSGNLDTESSENLHKLFFRLRDEFGQTFVIVTHNKDLADMADRKLVMRDGVIAN, encoded by the coding sequence ATGATAGAGGCTCAAAACATTCATAAATATTACGATAGTCTTCACGTCTTGAAAGGCGTAGATCTACATATTATTAAAAGCGAAATAGTATCGATAGTTGGTGCTTCTGGGGCAGGAAAAACTACGCTTCTGCAAATTATTGGCACTTTGGATACCCATCACAATGCAAATAGCAAGCTTACTATAAACGGGGTGGACGTAAAATCCCTGTCGAGCAAAAAACTCGCAAAATTCCGAAATGAAAATCTTGGGTTCATCTTTCAGTTCCACCAATTGCTTCCGGAATTTACTGCCTTAGAAAATGTTTGCATTCCGGCTTTTATAAAGGGCACGTCCAAACCTGCAGCCACGAAAAAAGCATTGGAATTACTGTCTTTCTTGGGACTTTCCCACCGTAAGGATCATAAACCAAATGAACTTTCAGGTGGAGAACAGCAAAGGGTTGCCGTTGCAAGAGCACTTATTAATGATCCGCCTATAATTCTAGCTGATGAGCCAAGTGGAAATTTAGATACCGAAAGTTCTGAGAATCTTCACAAATTGTTCTTTAGACTACGTGATGAATTTGGGCAGACTTTTGTGATTGTTACCCACAATAAGGACCTCGCCGACATGGCCGATAGAAAATTGGTAATGCGCGACGGAGTAATAGCCAATTAA
- a CDS encoding TIGR02757 family protein, which translates to MDIISIKEFLDEKVATYNNQNFIDSDPIQIPHLFSKKEDIEIAGFLMATIAWGNRKSIINNGHRLVELMGGSPHDFVMNFSSNDSELLSGFVHRTFNGSDLIYFIQALQNIYGNHGGLESIFTKHANISSAQQAIHEFKKIFFALPHLARTEKHISDPLKNSAAKRINMFLRWMVRSDNAGVDFGLWKDISPSLLSCPLDVHSGNVARKIGLLNRKQNDAKAVMELDAILRTLDAKDPVKYDFALFGLGVFEGF; encoded by the coding sequence ATGGATATAATTTCTATTAAAGAATTCCTGGACGAAAAGGTCGCTACTTATAACAATCAAAATTTTATAGATTCTGATCCAATACAAATTCCACATTTATTCTCAAAAAAAGAAGATATTGAAATAGCCGGTTTTCTAATGGCTACAATTGCTTGGGGCAATCGAAAGAGCATTATCAATAATGGGCACCGTCTTGTAGAATTAATGGGAGGCTCTCCGCACGATTTCGTAATGAATTTTTCATCTAATGATTCCGAATTACTCTCGGGGTTCGTACATCGCACATTCAATGGTTCGGATCTTATTTATTTTATCCAAGCGCTTCAAAATATTTACGGAAACCACGGTGGGTTAGAAAGTATATTTACAAAACACGCCAATATAAGTTCTGCGCAGCAAGCTATTCACGAGTTCAAAAAAATATTTTTTGCACTTCCGCATTTGGCCCGTACAGAAAAACACATCAGCGACCCCTTAAAAAACTCTGCCGCCAAACGTATCAATATGTTTTTAAGATGGATGGTGCGAAGTGATAATGCAGGTGTAGATTTTGGACTGTGGAAAGACATCTCTCCTTCCCTACTTTCTTGTCCCTTAGATGTTCATAGTGGGAACGTTGCTCGAAAAATAGGTCTGCTTAACAGAAAACAAAACGACGCTAAGGCCGTGATGGAACTTGATGCTATATTAAGAACCCTTGATGCAAAAGATCCCGTGAAATATGACTTTGCACTATTTGGACTTGGTGTATTTGAAGGTTTTTAG
- a CDS encoding thiol-disulfide oxidoreductase DCC family protein translates to MGQSIEHKIILFDGVCNLCNGAINFVIKRDKRNVFKFATLQSEIGKKLLSEFNVDTMNIDSMILIDGNNFYIKSSAALRIAKYLTGGYPLLSGFFIFPRFIRNAAYDYIARNRYKWFGKKESCMIPTPELTSKFL, encoded by the coding sequence GTGGGTCAAAGCATAGAACATAAAATCATTTTATTCGACGGGGTTTGCAATCTCTGCAACGGTGCCATTAATTTTGTTATTAAGAGAGATAAAAGAAATGTTTTTAAGTTCGCAACCCTTCAGAGTGAAATAGGAAAAAAACTGCTGTCGGAATTTAATGTTGATACTATGAATATAGATTCGATGATTTTGATCGATGGAAATAACTTTTATATAAAATCTTCCGCCGCTTTACGTATAGCCAAATATCTAACTGGTGGGTATCCCCTTCTATCCGGATTTTTTATTTTTCCGAGATTTATTCGAAATGCCGCTTACGACTATATTGCACGAAATCGCTATAAATGGTTTGGCAAAAAAGAAAGTTGCATGATCCCTACTCCCGAATTAACCTCCAAATTTTTATAG
- a CDS encoding nucleoside phosphorylase yields MIQPSELILTPEGKIYHLDLAPSELATTIITVGDPDRVKKISKYFDSIEVTAQHREFVTHTGRYKGKRISVISTGIGPDNIDIVFNELDALVNIDFERREIKKKLTSLDIIRIGTSGGLTPDVKVDTILVSALAIGLDNVMHYYSKTDKIFKRDFAKAFIDHMDWNPDNSVPYVVAANKELSEKFSSERTIRGCTITNVGFYGPQGRVLRAPLWDQNINEKLSTFEYKKYRITNLEMETATMYGMARMLGHRALSMNSIIANRATGTFSQNTKKAMDDLIKYTLNKIAE; encoded by the coding sequence ATCATACAACCAAGCGAACTGATTTTAACCCCCGAGGGCAAAATATATCACTTGGATTTGGCTCCATCTGAGTTGGCAACGACAATTATTACGGTTGGGGATCCTGATCGGGTGAAAAAAATCTCCAAATATTTCGATTCCATTGAAGTGACCGCTCAACATCGCGAGTTCGTAACTCATACTGGAAGGTATAAGGGGAAACGCATAAGCGTGATTTCCACAGGCATCGGTCCAGACAATATAGATATTGTTTTTAACGAACTCGATGCTTTGGTAAATATTGATTTTGAAAGACGGGAAATTAAAAAGAAGTTAACTTCCTTGGATATTATTCGGATTGGCACCTCCGGCGGACTCACTCCCGATGTCAAGGTAGATACCATTTTAGTGAGCGCCTTAGCCATTGGTTTGGATAATGTAATGCATTATTATTCCAAAACCGATAAAATTTTTAAAAGGGATTTTGCAAAAGCATTTATTGATCATATGGATTGGAATCCTGATAATTCCGTTCCTTATGTAGTAGCAGCGAATAAGGAATTGTCGGAAAAATTCTCTTCTGAAAGGACCATTCGTGGTTGTACTATTACCAACGTAGGTTTTTATGGACCACAAGGACGGGTATTGCGCGCCCCCCTTTGGGACCAAAACATTAATGAGAAATTATCCACATTCGAATATAAAAAATACAGAATCACTAATTTGGAAATGGAGACCGCCACAATGTACGGAATGGCCAGAATGCTTGGGCATCGAGCCCTTTCAATGAACAGCATCATTGCAAACCGTGCCACGGGAACTTTTAGCCAGAATACAAAAAAGGCGATGGACGACCTTATTAAATATACATTGAACAAGATTGCAGAATGA
- the folE gene encoding GTP cyclohydrolase I FolE, translated as MSSYRSFEEYDQPVTDSLKENFSNILSTIGEDVSRQGILKTPERAAKAMQFLTSGNCQDPAEILRSAMFAEAYHDMVIVKDIELYSLCEHHILPFFGKAHIAYIPDGYIVGLSKLPRVVDVFARRLQVQERLTHDILECINNTLKPKGVAVVIEASHMCMMMRGVQKQNSVTTTSGFRGEFEAIQTRNEFLKLISNDLS; from the coding sequence ATGTCATCATATAGGTCATTTGAGGAATACGATCAGCCTGTTACCGATTCGCTTAAAGAAAATTTCAGTAACATTTTAAGTACAATAGGAGAGGATGTTAGTCGCCAGGGAATTTTAAAAACTCCCGAAAGAGCTGCTAAGGCAATGCAATTTCTTACTTCAGGAAACTGTCAGGATCCCGCCGAAATATTAAGAAGCGCGATGTTCGCAGAAGCGTATCACGACATGGTGATTGTGAAGGATATCGAGTTGTATTCACTTTGTGAGCATCATATATTACCATTTTTCGGGAAGGCGCATATTGCTTATATACCAGATGGATACATTGTCGGCTTGAGCAAACTGCCGCGGGTAGTAGACGTTTTTGCCCGGCGTTTGCAAGTGCAGGAACGCTTGACCCACGATATATTGGAATGCATAAACAATACCCTGAAACCAAAAGGAGTAGCGGTGGTTATTGAGGCATCGCATATGTGTATGATGATGCGCGGCGTGCAGAAGCAGAATAGTGTTACAACAACTTCAGGATTTCGAGGGGAGTTCGAAGCCATACAGACGCGAAATGAATTTCTGAAATTAATTAGTAACGACCTATCGTAA
- a CDS encoding uracil-DNA glycosylase: MEITIEPSWKQVLQEEFEMKYFQELIDFVKNEYAVNTCFPPSENIFSAFDHAPFEKVKVVMIGQDPYHGPNQAHGLCFSVGKETKIPPSLKNIFQEIKTDTGAEIPTNGNLNRWAEQGVLMLNATLTVRAHEAGSHQNKGWEKFTDAVIQKLSDEREGLVFMLWGGPAKKKGRKIDASRHLILSSGHPSPLAANRGFWFGNKHFSKANDYLKENGKIPIVW; this comes from the coding sequence ATGGAGATAACTATTGAGCCGAGTTGGAAGCAGGTTTTGCAAGAGGAATTTGAAATGAAGTATTTTCAGGAATTAATAGATTTCGTTAAAAACGAATATGCCGTAAATACCTGTTTTCCTCCTAGTGAGAATATATTTTCAGCGTTTGATCACGCCCCATTCGAGAAGGTAAAGGTGGTAATGATTGGCCAAGATCCCTATCACGGTCCAAATCAGGCACATGGGCTATGTTTTTCCGTGGGGAAGGAAACTAAAATCCCTCCTTCTCTAAAGAATATCTTCCAAGAAATAAAAACCGATACAGGCGCCGAAATTCCAACCAATGGAAATTTAAATCGTTGGGCCGAACAGGGAGTTTTAATGTTAAATGCCACACTTACGGTAAGAGCGCATGAAGCAGGTAGTCATCAAAATAAAGGATGGGAAAAGTTTACGGATGCGGTGATTCAAAAACTTTCCGATGAAAGGGAGGGTTTAGTTTTTATGCTGTGGGGCGGTCCAGCTAAAAAGAAGGGGAGAAAAATTGATGCCTCCAGGCATTTGATCCTTTCTAGTGGACATCCTTCGCCACTAGCTGCAAACCGCGGTTTTTGGTTTGGAAACAAGCATTTCAGTAAAGCGAATGATTATTTAAAGGAAAACGGGAAAATCCCGATTGTTTGGTAG
- a CDS encoding substrate-binding domain-containing protein, translating to MKKILIGGVPEHFNLPWYIGLKDKKFQEKDINLRWKDFPGGTGEMAQALRDKEIDMAVILTEGIVRDIINGNPSSIVQVFVESPLLWGIHVAADSQYQSIPDLKGTAAAISRYGSGSHLMAFVNAENHDWNLQEDLLFKEIKDLEGALEGLPKGIGDYFMWEKFMTKPYVDDGTFRLIGESPTPWPSFVVVARNEVIKENEETIKTILEVINEITRNFKNIPGIAELIAKRYGQELPDVREWLELTHWSQRPMKEEVLEKVQDELLKLELIDRKLLSNKLLHPIT from the coding sequence ATGAAAAAAATACTAATCGGAGGGGTACCGGAACATTTTAATTTACCCTGGTATATAGGTCTTAAGGATAAAAAATTCCAAGAAAAAGATATCAATCTCCGATGGAAAGATTTTCCCGGCGGCACTGGAGAAATGGCCCAAGCTTTGCGGGATAAGGAAATTGACATGGCTGTAATTCTCACTGAAGGAATTGTTCGTGATATCATTAACGGAAATCCAAGCAGCATTGTTCAGGTTTTTGTGGAATCTCCCCTCCTATGGGGAATCCACGTCGCTGCAGATTCTCAATATCAAAGTATTCCAGATTTAAAAGGAACTGCCGCGGCAATAAGTCGCTATGGTTCTGGATCACATCTTATGGCCTTTGTCAACGCCGAAAATCACGATTGGAACTTACAGGAGGATTTACTATTTAAGGAAATCAAGGATCTTGAGGGTGCTCTTGAAGGACTTCCGAAGGGAATAGGTGATTATTTTATGTGGGAAAAATTTATGACCAAACCTTACGTAGATGACGGCACATTTAGGCTGATTGGAGAATCACCTACTCCCTGGCCAAGCTTTGTAGTTGTAGCTAGAAATGAAGTTATTAAAGAGAATGAAGAGACTATAAAAACAATTTTGGAAGTGATAAATGAAATTACCAGAAATTTTAAAAACATCCCGGGAATTGCTGAACTTATAGCCAAACGATATGGACAAGAACTTCCAGATGTAAGGGAATGGCTTGAGCTTACCCATTGGAGTCAACGACCAATGAAGGAAGAGGTGCTGGAGAAAGTTCAGGACGAATTACTTAAATTGGAATTGATTGACAGAAAATTGCTTTCGAATAAACTTCTTCATCCTATAACGTAA
- a CDS encoding GAF domain-containing sensor histidine kinase: MKIRRLNVIKPPFPSDEKERLSAVRSYHLLDTLPEKDFDNITALAASICDVPIALVTLLDANRNFLKSHYGVPFNESPRNTSFCAHAILEENDLFIVEDARIDPRFQRNPFVTEMNAIFYAGVRLMDPHGYPLGTLCVFDSKPRELSNKQKKALSSLAYQVVNLFESKKRNRTLMTVQEELRERNEELKNFAGIVSHDMKMPLANMIITSDMLQAKYGGLLDEQAKKYLDYIKQSSFTLSEYITGLLEHYETDKTASYVEEIFDSQDLFEEIIELLNISVDCEINLPEENFEMQANKAALEQIILNLVSNSIKYNDKEKIKIDIECREKDDLYHFSISDNGMGIPAEEMSHIFELFGTLGILDREGKKGNGIGLSTVKKLVTKLQGEIAVSSTLGVGTTIEFYIQKNGGANKAF; the protein is encoded by the coding sequence ATGAAAATAAGGAGATTAAACGTGATTAAACCACCTTTTCCTTCTGATGAGAAGGAACGTCTGTCGGCTGTTAGATCCTATCACTTGCTGGATACTTTGCCAGAGAAGGATTTTGACAACATTACGGCTTTGGCCGCTAGTATATGTGATGTTCCTATTGCTTTAGTTACGCTGTTGGATGCAAATAGAAATTTTCTTAAATCGCATTACGGCGTTCCCTTCAATGAATCACCAAGAAACACTTCTTTCTGTGCCCACGCCATTCTTGAGGAAAATGATCTTTTTATTGTAGAGGATGCGCGAATAGATCCTCGCTTCCAGAGGAATCCATTTGTTACGGAGATGAACGCCATCTTTTATGCAGGAGTCCGACTGATGGACCCACACGGATATCCACTTGGAACCTTATGTGTATTCGACTCAAAACCACGGGAACTTAGCAATAAGCAAAAGAAGGCACTTTCTTCTCTTGCTTATCAGGTTGTAAATCTTTTTGAGTCCAAAAAGCGAAATAGAACCTTGATGACCGTTCAAGAGGAATTAAGAGAACGAAATGAAGAGCTTAAGAATTTTGCCGGAATCGTTTCGCATGACATGAAAATGCCTTTGGCCAATATGATAATCACTTCGGATATGTTGCAGGCAAAATACGGAGGTTTGTTAGATGAACAGGCGAAAAAATATCTGGATTATATTAAGCAGTCTTCTTTTACTCTTAGTGAGTACATTACCGGGCTGCTAGAGCATTATGAAACCGATAAAACGGCATCTTATGTCGAAGAAATATTTGATAGTCAGGATCTTTTTGAGGAAATAATCGAATTGCTAAACATTAGCGTTGATTGCGAGATAAATTTGCCAGAGGAAAATTTCGAAATGCAGGCAAACAAAGCCGCTTTGGAACAAATTATTCTAAATCTGGTAAGCAACAGCATAAAATACAACGACAAGGAAAAAATAAAAATAGACATTGAATGTCGGGAGAAAGACGATTTATATCATTTTTCAATTAGCGATAATGGAATGGGAATCCCTGCTGAGGAAATGTCGCACATTTTTGAACTGTTTGGAACTTTGGGTATCTTGGACAGAGAAGGAAAAAAAGGAAATGGAATTGGACTTTCCACTGTTAAGAAACTGGTCACAAAATTACAAGGAGAGATAGCCGTTTCCTCTACCCTAGGCGTGGGGACCACAATTGAATTTTATATACAAAAAAACGGAGGTGCGAATAAAGCCTTTTAA